One Hordeum vulgare subsp. vulgare chromosome 4H, MorexV3_pseudomolecules_assembly, whole genome shotgun sequence DNA window includes the following coding sequences:
- the LOC123446718 gene encoding putative pentatricopeptide repeat-containing protein At3g49142 has product MNPSQSLLLRLSPAGGQHALLRLVDSCRAAAHLPTLRAAHARLFLLQHLPSAAVARVKLIQAYAACSALPAARAVLTSSPDRTTVYFNVLLRALTAASLHREALVLFASMRPRGPSCSPDHYTYPLALKSCAASGSLRLGVQIHASIARLGLDANLFVAHSAISMYARCGCPDDAYQVFDEMQHRDVVSWNAMISGFAHAGLFERAVLIFRQLVGLHCPQPDAGTMASILPAMGNAKAEDITFVREVFDKMRFRGLISWNAMLSIYAINGLHVKAVELFMRMEKDGVEPDGMTLATVLPSCGQVSAFSLGKRIHEIIKRKRMCPNMLLENALMDMYANCGCLKDAREVFDAMGSRDVISWTSIISAYGVRGHGTEAINLFENMLGQGLEPDSIAFVALLAACSHAGLLDVGKRYFDCMTSRYQITPKPEHYTCMVDLLGRAGCISEAYDFILAMPIKPNERVWGALLGACRIHSNMDIGLLAADSLFRLVPDQTGYYVLLSNIYARAGRWAEVTSVRCVMASKGIKKLPGASNVEIRDQVHTFHVGDRSHPQSEMIYKKLDELLGRIRGMGYNPGVEGTLHDVEEEEKEGHLSVHSEKLAIAFVLINTSPGTPIRVTMNLRTCSDCHHAAKLISTITDREIILKDINRFHHMVQGVCSCRDYW; this is encoded by the coding sequence ATGAACCCGTCGCAGAGCCTACTCCTGCGCCTGTCCCCGGCCGGCGGCCAGCACGCCCTCCTCCGTCTGGTGGACTCCTGCCGTGCCGCCGCCCACCTGCCCACCCTCCGCGCCGCGCACGCGCGCCTATTTCTCCTCCAGCATCTCccctccgccgccgtcgcccgcgTCAAGCTCATCCAGGCCTACGCCGCCTGCTCCGCGCTCCCAGCCGCCCGCGCCGTGCTCACCTCCTCCCCCGACCGCACCACCGTCTACTTCAACGTGCTCCTCCGCGCGCTCACGGCCGCATCCCTCCACCGCGAGGCCCTCGTCCTCTTCGCCTCTATGCGGCCGCGGGGCCCCTCCTGCTCCCCCGACCACTACACCTACCCGCTCGCTCTCAAGTCCTGCGCGGCGTCGGGTAGCCTACGTCTTGGTGTCCAGATCCATGCATCCATTGCCAGGCTTGGCCTCGACGCGAACCTCTTCGTGGCGCACTCGGCGATCAGCATGTATGCGCGGTGCGGCTGCCCGGACGATGCTTaccaggtgttcgatgaaatgcagcACCGGGATGTCGTGTCTTGGAACGCCATGATCTCTGGCTTCGCTCACGCAGGCCTTTTCGAGAGGGCCGTGCTAATTTTTAGGCAGTTGGTGGGGCTGCATTGCCCACAGCCTGATGCTGGGACCATGGCAAGCATCCTGCCTGCCATGGGTAATGCCAAGGCAGAGGACATCACGTTTGTGAGGGAAGTGTTTGATAAGATGCGGTTCAGAGGACTTATTTCTTGGAATGCTATGCTGTCTATATATGCTATCAATGGACTGCATGTTAAGGCTGTGGAGCTGTTCATGAGGATGGAGAAGGATGGGGTTGAGCCAGATGGGATGACATTAGCAACTGTTCTTCCTTCTTGCGGACAGGTCTCAGCATTTTCACTGGGGAAAAGAATCCATGAAattatcaagaggaaaagaatgtGCCCCAATATGCTGCTGGAAAATGCTCTGATGGACATGTACGCCAACTGTGGATGCTTGAAGGATGCCAGGGAGGTATTTGATGCCATGGGTTCGCGGGATGTAATATCATGGACTTCGATCATTTCTGCATACGGCGTGCGTGGTCATGGGACAGAAGCCATCAATCTGTTTGAGAACATGCTAGGACAGGGTCTGGAACCGGATTCTATTGCCTTTGTTGCTCTTCTTGCAGCGTGCAGCCATGCCGGCCTCTTGGATGTTGGAAAGCGTTACTTTGATTGCATGACTAGTAGATATCAGATAACCCCAAAACCAGAGCACTATACATGTATGGTGGATCTTCTCGGGCGTGCTGGGTGTATAAGCGAGGCATATGATTTCATTTTGGCGATGCCTATCAAGCCAAATGAAAGAGTTTGGGGAGCCTTATTAGGAGCTTGTCGGATTCACTCCAATATGGACATTGGGTTGTTGGCAGCAGACAGTTTGTTCAGATTGGTGCCCGATCAAACGGGATACTATGTGCTATTATCGAATATTTATGCTAGGGCTGGAAGATGGGCAGAAGTTACCTCGGTGAGATGTGTCATGGCAAGCAAAGGTATCAAGAAACTGCCTGGTGCTAGCAACGTTGAGATAAGAGATCAGGTTCACACATTTCATGTTGGCGATAGATCTCATCCACAATCGGAAATGATCTACAAAAAGTTGGATGAGTTGTTAGGAAGGATCAGGGGAATGGGTTATAACCCAGGAGTCGAGGGTACACttcatgatgttgaagaggaagagaaggagggccATCTTTCAGTGCACAGTGAAAAATTGGCTATTGCGTTTGTTCTTATAAACACTAGTCCAGGGACACCCATTAGAGTAACAATGAATCTCAGAACGTGTAGTGATTGCCATCATGCTGCAAAACTCATTTCAACTATCACAGATAGAGAGATTATCCTTAAAGACATCAACAGGTTCCACCATATGGTACAAGGAGTGTGCTCATGTCGGGACTACTGGTAA